A section of the Pimelobacter simplex genome encodes:
- a CDS encoding MFS transporter, giving the protein MSSNGPDPRRPGAPSGPLPGADPTTEPTSETGSVRAAKATARGVKGVARVTGRASKATVRTARKAAGAQGADRSGLNRLIELHAANAAGDSAFAIALAGTVFFAGATSGERGPVLLFLGLTMVPFAVVAPLIGPFLDRFSHGRRWAIGATFALRAFLCWVLAGTLASGSPWFYVAALGVLVSSKAYGVAKAAAVPRLVPPEITLVKANGRVALAGVVGACVSGPLAGLAFWIGPEWACRYAFVVFTLGTVAAILLPTRIDATQGEESVDAPRADGKRRSSGLPPKVAFALRANCGPRLLSGFLTMFMTFVLATEPLDGWETKTKSTILVGLVIGAAGLGNTLGIVVASLARKINPAVMVVVALIADIAALVFATVLYSLLPLLVLGLTVGLMQYLAKVSLDSTIQSGVPVRAHASAFAKGDTTLQLAWVIGGFLGVILSYPAINGVGLGFAAVLLTAWAVFVLRTSPTRRKKEPAPPVTTGG; this is encoded by the coding sequence GTGAGCAGCAACGGACCCGACCCGCGCCGTCCGGGGGCGCCATCCGGTCCACTGCCGGGCGCCGATCCGACCACCGAGCCGACGTCCGAGACCGGATCGGTCCGCGCCGCCAAGGCGACCGCGCGCGGGGTCAAGGGCGTGGCCCGGGTGACCGGGCGCGCGAGCAAGGCGACCGTCCGTACGGCGCGCAAGGCCGCCGGCGCCCAGGGAGCCGACCGGTCGGGCCTCAACCGGCTGATCGAGCTGCACGCCGCCAACGCCGCGGGCGACTCGGCCTTCGCGATCGCGCTGGCCGGCACCGTCTTCTTCGCGGGCGCGACGAGCGGCGAGCGCGGCCCGGTGCTGCTGTTCCTCGGCCTCACGATGGTCCCGTTCGCGGTCGTCGCGCCCCTGATCGGCCCCTTCCTCGATCGGTTCAGCCACGGTCGCCGCTGGGCGATCGGCGCGACCTTCGCGCTGCGCGCGTTCCTGTGCTGGGTGCTGGCCGGGACCCTCGCCAGCGGCTCGCCCTGGTTCTACGTCGCCGCGCTCGGCGTCCTCGTCTCCTCCAAGGCCTACGGCGTGGCCAAGGCCGCCGCCGTGCCCCGTCTCGTGCCGCCCGAGATCACCCTGGTCAAGGCCAACGGCCGGGTGGCGCTCGCCGGCGTGGTCGGCGCCTGCGTGTCCGGACCGCTCGCGGGCCTGGCGTTCTGGATCGGCCCGGAGTGGGCCTGCCGCTACGCGTTCGTCGTCTTCACCCTCGGTACGGTCGCCGCGATCCTGCTGCCCACCCGGATCGACGCGACCCAGGGCGAGGAGTCCGTCGACGCCCCGCGGGCCGACGGCAAGCGCCGCAGCAGCGGACTCCCCCCGAAGGTCGCCTTCGCGCTGCGCGCCAACTGCGGACCTCGGCTGCTGTCCGGCTTCCTGACCATGTTCATGACCTTCGTGCTGGCCACCGAGCCGCTCGACGGCTGGGAGACCAAGACCAAGTCGACCATCCTGGTCGGCCTGGTGATCGGTGCCGCCGGTCTCGGCAACACCCTCGGGATCGTCGTCGCCTCGCTCGCCCGCAAGATCAACCCCGCCGTGATGGTGGTCGTCGCGCTGATCGCCGACATCGCGGCCCTGGTGTTCGCGACGGTGCTCTACAGCCTGCTGCCGCTGCTCGTGCTCGGCCTGACCGTGGGCCTCATGCAGTACCTCGCCAAGGTCTCCCTCGACTCCACCATCCAGTCCGGCGTACCGGTGCGCGCCCACGCCAGCGCGTTCGCCAAGGGCGACACCACGCTCCAGCTGGCGTGGGTGATCGGCGGCTTCCTCGGCGTGATCCTGTCCTACCCCGCGATCAACGGCGTCGGGCTCGGCTTCGCGGCCGTCCTGCTGACGGCATGGGCCGTCTTCGTGCTGCGCACCTCGCCGACGCGACGCAAGAAGGAGCCGGCGCCGCCGGTCACGACCGGCGGCTGA